The nucleotide window CCACGACTGTGCGTTACCCGGTGACAACAATGCCACGCGATCAACCGCGGCGTCATCAATTCCGGCCAGAGCCTCGGCGAGTTTGTGCGCCGAGGCAGGCACATCGCGGGCCACGAAAGCCGAAGCGAAATCACCCAAAGCACTGGCCAAAGCTTTATCAAAACCATCCTCAGCCGACAGAAACTCAGCTACCGGAGCAAGCGTGCCCACATGATCTGCAGCTGAGGCCGACTGCTGCCGAACCTGGGAGCCCAAAGTATCGATCGTTGCTTGCAGGCGCGACACTGTGCGTTCCAGCTCCCGCTCCCGCGCGGTGAGTTCATCCACGCGAGCTTCTGCAGCTTTCGCCTCTGACTGTGCTTGCGCGTCGGCTTGCGCCAGAGGCTCGCGGGTGGAAGATGAGGATGCTTGCGTGTCCACCAGCTGTTCGAGGGCGCGACGCGTCACCTCCACGCGCTCAAAGGCTTCTTCCGCTTGTTCCTCTAAAGACTCCGCGTCGGCGGCAGCTTGCTCGCGTCGAGCCTCCAGGGACTCCGCTGCAGCAATAAGTTTGATGACGCCCTCACGGCGATCCGCGATAGCCCTGACCTGCGCCATGTGCTCGCGTTCGGCGTCACGGGCCGTTTGTTCCACCTCTGCGGCTTGGTCTGCGATAACTTCACAGCGCTCCGTAGCGATTACTACCTGCTGCTCCAACTGCTCTAGTTGAGCATCAGCCTGGTCTGCCCGAGCCTGCAGCTCCTCCGGATCGGGCCCCTGGTAGGCGCTTAACTGACCCGTGTTGGAGGCTCGCTCGCGAGCGATACGCTCCGTTGCCTGGGTGCGCTCGAACAATGCTGAACAATCAAACCACCGTTGCTGCGCAGCAGCGACCTTGGGTTCAAGCTCTTCAACTACCCGCTCTAGCTCCTCACGCCGCGCAGCGGCTTCGTCAGCCTGGGCGGTGACTTCTGCGAGCTGTTCAGCGACCAACGCGACGTCATGCTCACTGCTGTCTACCTGCGCGCGCAAGGTTGTAATCTGGTCTGCTGCCAGCACTAGGCGGGCTTGACGCACCGTCGCCTGGACCGTCGCTGCGCGACTAGCGGCCTGCGCCTGACGTGCCAACGGTTTGAGTTGGCGCTTAAGTTCGTCAGTGAGGTCGTGCAATCGATCAACATTAGCCTGCATGCTGACGAGCTTGCGCTGGGCTTTTTCTTTCCGTCGGCGGTGTTTGAGCACGCCCGCGGCCTCTTCGATAAACGCGCGGCGTTCCTCTGGGCGGGACTCCAGGATTTGAGCCAATCGGCCCTGGCCGACGATGACGTGCATTTCGCGGCCGATACCGGAGTCACTGAGCAACTCCTGGATGTCCATTAGGCGGGCTTTGGCGCCATTAATTTCGTATTCGCTTGCCCCGTCGCGGAACATACGACGAGTAATCGACACCTCCGAGTAGTCGATGTCGAGTGCCCCATCGGAATTGTCGATGGTCAGGGTGACTTCTGCACGTCCGAGAGGTTTCCTGTCCCCCGCCCCGGCAAAGATGACGTCCTGCATCTTCCCGCCGCGCAGGGTTTTAGCTCCCTGCTCCCCCATCACCCACGCCAGGGCATCCACCACGTTGGATTTGCCGGAGCCATTCGGCCCGACAACGGCACAGATGCCGGGCTCGAATTTCAGGGTGGTTGCTGACGCGAAGGACTTGAATCCTTTCAGCGTCAGCGATTTTAGGTGCACGCCGGTATTTTAACCGCTTTGCCCCTTAGCCGCTAAGTGCGGCTTGGTCGTGCTCATCTCGGTGCGTCAGCGGATCGGAGCCGTCCCAGCATTCCATACCCTCGTAGCCTCGGATGCCGGGGATGTCGTCGCGGTGGAACACCGGGTTGAGGCCAGCTGCGCGCTGTTTGTCGAAGTTCGCCAGCAACGCCACGGCCACACCGCACAAGGGGACGATAGCGATCAAGTTGATAACCACCATGAGGCCGGAGAACACGTCGGCAAGGGCCCAGACCAGCGGGATGGAGCCAAGCGCACCACCGAGCACACACAGAGCGACCAGCACGCGGAAGGCCGTGAGAACGCCCTTGGAGCCGGACAGGTATTCGATGTTAGCTTCGCCGTAGTAGTAGTTACCGATGACAGAGCTGAAGGCGAGGAAGAAGATGACGATGGTCAAAAAGTGCACGCCCCATGAGCCGACGCTATCGGACAGTGCAGTTTGGGTGAGGTTGATGCCACCGGTTTCTTCTGAAAGGTCGGGGTTAGCCAGCAAGATGATGAAGGCGGTGATTGAACACACCACGATGGTGTCGAAGTACACGCCGAGGGTCTGAATGAGGCCCTGCTTGACGGGGTGGGATACCGATGCAGTTGCGGCGGCGTTGGGCACCGAACCCATACCGGCCTCGTTAGAGAACAGGCCACGCTTGATGCCGGTCATGATGACGGTACCTAGTGCGGCGCCGCCGAATTGGCGAACACCGAAAGCGTTTTCAACGATGCGAGCAACCATGTTGGGGACCTCGCCGATGTTGATAACCACGACGATGAAACCAACCACAATGTATGCAACTGCCATCAGCGGGACAACCACCTGGGTGACCGACGCGATTCGGTGAACGCCACCGAAAATCACGACACCGGTGATGACCGCCAGTGCGATGCCAACGATCCACTTCACACGGTTGGGGTCAAAGCTGGGGAACGAGGTCACAATCGAGTCAGCAATCGAATTGGACTGCACTGCGTTGAAGACGAAACCGTAGGTGACGGTGATGAGCACGCAGAACACGACGGACAACCACGCCCAGTTCGCACCGAGGCCTTTTCGGATGTAGTAGGCCGGGCCGCCACGGTAGTTGTCGGCATCGCGCACCTTGTATGCCTGGGCGAGGGTGGACTCGACGAACGAGGAAGCTCCACCGATGATCGCCAGCATCCACATCCAGAACACCGCACCGGGTCCACCGGTGGTCACCGCAATGGCGACGCCAGCAACGTTGCCTGTACCAACGCGTGACGCCGCGGAAATGGTAAAGGCCTTAAAAGAAGAAATACCGTCGCGGCCGCTTTGCGACTTCGACGGTTTTTCGGTAATTGCACCAAACATTGCAGGCAAGTAACGCACCTGCACGACGATGGTGCGGAAGCAGAAGTACAGGCCAGCGAGAATCAGGAGCCAGGTGACCCCTTGCCAAAGGTAGCCAGACAATGCATCGACGACTGATTGCACCTGGTCCAGCACGGTGGATTTTTCGTTCATGAGTACTTAGCGTAACCCAGGCACACGGACGCACGCGCACTGGGTACGGCTAAGTGGACGGTCGTTAATCCTGCTGCGTGGACTGCACCTGTGCGCCCTCGCCATTTTGCTGGCGGAAGCTTTCAAGGGTTGCGACAGGTGTTGCCGCCGCACGAGCATCGAGGAAAGCCTGCATCGGATCTGGTGCATCAATGTAACGTGCAGCAAGCAACGCCGCGGTTTGCTCGGCTGCGGTACGTTCTGCAGTTTTCTTGTTCGGGCCGGTACCGGTAGCCACGATGTCACCATCAACAGTGCATGTCGCGGTAAAGGTCGGATCATGGTCTGGCCCTACTCGCGTCAATTCATAGCGCGCAGGGCCCACGCCGAGTTCGCTGGCAAGCTCTTGGAGGGTGGTCTTCCAGTCAGCATATTGGCCACCGACGGTGGCTTTAGCGATATTGTCTTCAAACAGACGCAGAACCATCGCGCGTGCGACTTCGAACCCGTAGGTCTGGTACACGGCCCCGATGATGGCTTCCATGGTGTCTGCAAGGATGGAATCTTTGTCCCTGCCACCGGTCTGGAGCTCGCCCTGCCCTAGGAGGACGTACTGTCCTAGGTCGATTGTTCGCGCTACAGCTGCCAGCCCGTATCGGCTGACCACGTTGGCGCGCATCTTTGAAATATCGCTTTCGGGGCGATTCGGATGAACGCTGTAGAGCTTCGCCGCAACAGAAAGCCCTAGCACGGCGTCGCCTAGGAACTCTAAGCGTTCATTGTTGGGCAAGCCGCCATTTTCGTTCGCGAAAGATCGGTGGGTCAGTGCCAGACGAAGAACTTCGGGTTCCAACTCGACGCCAAACGCCGACACAATGGCAGCCTGATCAACTTCGGCAAAAGCCTTGTCCCATGCTGCGGGCCCCTTGGCTTCTTTTCCGCTACGGCGGCTCATCTATGATTCCCCTTTAAACTTCTCCAGTGCGGCCCAACGCGGGTCTAGCCCCACGGTCTCCCCGGACACGCCGTCAGGCGCTGGGACCTC belongs to Corynebacterium argentoratense DSM 44202 and includes:
- the rnc gene encoding ribonuclease III; its protein translation is MSRRSGKEAKGPAAWDKAFAEVDQAAIVSAFGVELEPEVLRLALTHRSFANENGGLPNNERLEFLGDAVLGLSVAAKLYSVHPNRPESDISKMRANVVSRYGLAAVARTIDLGQYVLLGQGELQTGGRDKDSILADTMEAIIGAVYQTYGFEVARAMVLRLFEDNIAKATVGGQYADWKTTLQELASELGVGPARYELTRVGPDHDPTFTATCTVDGDIVATGTGPNKKTAERTAAEQTAALLAARYIDAPDPMQAFLDARAAATPVATLESFRQQNGEGAQVQSTQQD
- a CDS encoding alanine/glycine:cation symporter family protein, producing MNEKSTVLDQVQSVVDALSGYLWQGVTWLLILAGLYFCFRTIVVQVRYLPAMFGAITEKPSKSQSGRDGISSFKAFTISAASRVGTGNVAGVAIAVTTGGPGAVFWMWMLAIIGGASSFVESTLAQAYKVRDADNYRGGPAYYIRKGLGANWAWLSVVFCVLITVTYGFVFNAVQSNSIADSIVTSFPSFDPNRVKWIVGIALAVITGVVIFGGVHRIASVTQVVVPLMAVAYIVVGFIVVVINIGEVPNMVARIVENAFGVRQFGGAALGTVIMTGIKRGLFSNEAGMGSVPNAAATASVSHPVKQGLIQTLGVYFDTIVVCSITAFIILLANPDLSEETGGINLTQTALSDSVGSWGVHFLTIVIFFLAFSSVIGNYYYGEANIEYLSGSKGVLTAFRVLVALCVLGGALGSIPLVWALADVFSGLMVVINLIAIVPLCGVAVALLANFDKQRAAGLNPVFHRDDIPGIRGYEGMECWDGSDPLTHRDEHDQAALSG